One window from the genome of Scatophagus argus isolate fScaArg1 chromosome 13, fScaArg1.pri, whole genome shotgun sequence encodes:
- the LOC124069032 gene encoding myosin-7-like isoform X1 has protein sequence MGDAAMKEFGAAAPYLRKSDKERLEAQTRPFDMKKECFVPDPEMEYVKASITSRDGDKVTAETEFGKTVTVKDCDIHPQNPPKFDKIEDMAMFTFLHEPAVLFNLKERYAAWMIYTYSGLFCVTVNPYKWLPVYNQEVVVAYRGKKRSEAPPHIFSISDNAYQYMLSDRENQSILITGESGAGKTVNTKRVIQYFASIAAAPGGKKDPSVEKKGTLEDQIIQANPALEAFGNAKTIRNDNSSRFGKFIRIHFDNRGKLASADIETYLLEKSRVTFQLKAERDYHIFYQILSQAKPEILEMLLITNNPYDYAFISQGETTVASINDSEELMATDEAFDVLGFTQEEKNSIYKLTGAIMHYGNMKFKQKQREEQAEADGTEDADKVAYLMGLNSADLIKGLCHPRVKVGNEWVTKGQNVAQVNYAIGALSKSVYEKMFLWMVMRINQSLDTKQPRQYFIGVLDIAGFEIFDFNTFEQLCINFTNEKLQQFFNHHMFVLEQEEYKKEGIEWEFIDFGMDLQACIDLIEKPMGIMSILEEECMFPKASDSTFKAKLYDNHLGKSANFQKPRIVKGKPEAHFALVHYAGTVDYNIINWLVKNKDPLNETVVALYQKSNLKLLAFLFANYAGADSVQESGGKGKGGSKKKGSSFQTVSALHRENLNKLMTNLRSTHPHFVRCIIPNETKTPGAMENPLVMHQLRCNGVLEGIRICRKGFPNRILYGDFKQRYRILNPSAIPEGQFIDNKKASEKLLGSLDIDHNQYKLGHTKVFFKAGLLGLLEEMRDDRLALIITRIQARSRGVLARIEFQKIVERRDALLVIQWNIRAFMGVKNWPWMKLYFKIKPLLRSAEAEKEMANMKEEFLKLKEAYAKSEARRKELEEKMVTLLQEKNDLQLQVQAEQDNLCDAEERCEGLIKSKIQLEAKIKELTERLEDEEEMNAELTAKKRKLEDECSELKKDIDDLELTLAKVEKEKHATENKVKNLTEEMAGLDEIIAKLTKEKKALQEAHQQTLDDLQSEEDKVNTLTKAKAKLEQQVDDLEGSLEQEKKVRMDLERAKRKLEGDLKLSQESIMDLENDKQQLEERLKKKDFEISQLSGKIEDEQAMSAQLQKKLKELQARIEELEEELEAERAARAKVEKQRADLARELEEISERLEEAGGATAAQIEMNKKREAEFHKLRRDLEEATLQHEATAATLRKKQADSVADLGEQIDNLQRVKQKLEKEKSELRLELDDVVSNMEQIVKAKNNSEKMCRSLEDQMNEYKTKSEEGQRTINDFAMQKAKLQTENGELSRQLEEKDSLVSQLTRGKQSYTQQIEDLKRQLEEEVKAKNALAHAVQSARHDCDLLREQYEEEQEAKAELQRGMSKANSEVAQWRTKYETDAIQRTEELEEAKKKLAQRLQDAEEAVEAVNAKCSSLEKTKHRLQNEIEDLMVDVERSNAAAAALDKKQRNFDKILAEWKQKYEESQTELESSQKEARSLSTELFKLKNSYEESLEHLETMKRENKNLQEEISDLTEQIGEGGKSIHELEKIRKQLEQEKSEIQTALEEAEASLEHEEGKILRVQLEFNQIKADIERKLAEKDEEMEQAKRNQQRTVDTLQSSLEAETRSRNEALRLKKKMEGDLNEMEIQLSQANRQAAEAQKQLKAVHAHFKDAQLQLDDSMRANDDLKENIAIVERRNNLLQAEVEELRSALDQTERSRKLAEQELLDVSERVQLLHSQNTSLINQKKKLEADASQLQIEVEEAVQECRNAEEKAKKAITDAAMMAEELKKEQDTSAHLERMKKNMEQTIKDLQHRLDEAEQIAMKGGKKQVQKLEARVKELENEVESEQRKSSDAVKGVRKYERRIKELTYQTEEDRKNLARLQDLVDKLQLKVKSYKKAAEEAEEQANSNLTKFRKLQHELDEAEERADIAESQVNKLRAKSRDVGSKKGHDEE, from the exons ATGGGTGATGCTGCCATGAAAGAGTTTGGGGCTGCTGCTCCTTATCTGAGAAAGTCAGATAAAGAGCGCCTAGAAGCCCAAACCCGTCCCTTCGACATGAAGAAGGAGTGCTTTGTTCCGGACCCAGAGATGGAGTATGTCAAAGCTTCCATTACCAGTCGTGATGGTGACAAAGTCACAGCTGAAACTGAGTTTGGAAAG ACTGTCACAGTGAAGGACTGTGATATCCACCCTCAAAACCCGCCAAAGTTTGATAAAATTGAAGACATGGCGATGTTCACCTTCCTCCATGagcctgctgtgctgtttaaCCTCAAAGAGCGTTATGCAGCATGGATGATTTAT ACCTACTCTGGGCTGTTCTGTGTGACTGTCAACCCCTACAAGTGGCTGCCAGTCTACAACCAGGAAGTGGTTGTTGCttacagaggaaagaagaggagtgaAGCTCCTCCTCacatcttctccatctctgacaaTGCCTACCAGTACATGTTGTCAG acagagaaaaccagTCAATCCTTATCAC TGGAGAATCTGGTGCTGGAAAGACTGTCAACACCAAGCGTGTCATTCAGTACTTTGCAAGCATTGCTGCTGCCCCAGGTGGGAAGAAAGATCCATCTGTTGAGAAGAAG GGTACCCTGGAGGATCAAATCATTCAGGCTAACCCTGCTCTGGAGGCCTTTGGCAACGCCAAGACCATCAGAAATGACAATTCTTCCAGATTT GGTAAATTCATCCGCATTCATTTTGATAACCGAGGAAAGCTGGCTTCTGCTGATATTGAAACTT ATCTTTTGGAAAAGTCTCGTGTGACCTTCCAGCTCAAGGCTGAGAGGGACTACCACATTTTCTACCAGATCTTGTCCCAGGCAAAGCCTGAAATTTTGG AAATGTTGCTCATCACCAACAACCCCTATGACTACGCCTTCATCTCTCAAGGAGAGACAACAGTGGCCTCTATCAATGATTCTGAAGAGCTGATGGCCACTGAT GAAGCCTTTGATGTTCTGGGCTTCACTCAAGAGGAGAAGAACAGCATTTACAAGCTGACTGGTGCCATCATGCACTATGGCAACATGAAGTTTAAGCAGAAGCAGCGAGAGGAGCAGGCAGAAGCTGACGGCACTGAAG ATGCTGACAAAGTAGCGTATCTGATGGGCCTGAACTCTGCTGACCTCATCAAAGGTCTCTGTCACCCCAGAGTCAAAGTAGGAAATGAGTGGGTCACCAAGGGACAGAATGTTGCTCAG GTGAACTATGCTATTGGTGCACTGTCTAAGTCAGTGTATGAGAAGATGTTCCTGTGGATGGTAATGAGAATCAACCAATCCCTGGACACCAAGCAGCCCCGGCAGTACTTCATTGGTGTACTGGACATTGCTGGATTTGAGATTTTTGAT TTCAATACCtttgagcagctgtgcatcAACTTCACcaatgaaaaactgcaacagTTTTTCAACCACCACATGTTTGTGCTGGAACAGGAAGAGTATAAGAAAGAGGGTATTGAATGGGAATTCATTGACTTTGGTATGGACTTGCAGGCCTGTATTGACCTGATTGAAAAG CCCATGGGCATCATGTCCATCCTTGAAGAGGAGTGCATGTTTCCCAAAGCCTCTGATTCCACCTTTAAAGCTAAGCTCTATGACAACCATCTGGGAAAATCTGCCAACTTTCAGAAGCCCAGGATTGTCAAAGGGAAACCAGAGGCCCATTTTGCCCTGGTTCATTATGCTGGAACTGTCGACTATAATATCATCAACTGGCTGGTGAAGAACAAGGATCCTCTGAATGAGACTGTTGTTGCACTGTACCAGAAGTCTAATCTCAAGCTGTTGGCTTTCCTCTTTGCAAATTATGCTGGAGCTGATTCAG TTCAAGAGTCTGGTGGAAAGGGCAAAGGTGGTAGCAAGAAGAAAGGTTCATCCTTTCAAACTGTATCAGCCTTACACAGG GAGAACCTGAACAAGCTGATGACCAACTTGAGGTCCACTCACCCTCACTTTGTACGCTGCATCATCCCCAATGAGACCAAGACTCCTGGGGCCATGGAGAATCCTCTGGTGATGCACCAGCTACGCTGTAACGGTGTGCTGGAAGGTATTAGGATCTGCAGAAAGGGCTTCCCCAACAGGATCCTCTATGGAGATTTCAAACAGAG ATACCGCATTTTGAACCCAAGTGCTATTCCTGAGGGACAATTCATCGATAACAAAAAAGCTTCAGAGAAGCTTTTGGGCTCCCTGGATATAGACCATAACCAGTACAAACTGGGGCACACCAAA GTATTCTTCAAAGCTGGACTTCTTGGCCTGCTGGAGGAGATGCGAGATGACCGTTTAGCTCTAATTATCACCAGGATCCAGGCACGATCACGAGGTGTTCTGGCAAGAATCGAATTTCAGAAGATTGTGGAACGCAG GGATGCACTACTTGTAATCCAGTGGAACATCCGTGCCTTCATGGGGGTCAAGAATTGGCCCTGGATGAAGCTGTACTTCAAGATCAAACCTCTGTTGAGATCTGCGGAGGCAGAAAAGGAAATGGCCAACATGAAGGAAGAATTCCTGAAGCTGAAAGAGGCTTACGCAAAATCTGAAGCTCGTAGAAAGGAACTAGAGGAGAAAATGGTCACTCTTCTCCAAGAGAAGAATGACCTGCAGCTCCAAGTCCAGGCT GAACAAGATAATCTTTGTGATGCTGAAGAGAGATGTGAAGGGCTGATCAAGAGCAAGATTCAGTTGGAGGCAAAAATCAAAGAGCTGACAGAAAGactggaggatgaggaggagatgaatgCTGAACTAACAGCTAAAAAGAGAAAGCTGGAGGATGAGTGTTCCGAGCTGAAGAAAGACATCGACGACTTAGAGTTAACTCTGGCTAAagtggagaaagagaagcatGCCACTGAGAACAAG GTGAAGAACCTGACTGAGGAGATGGCTGGTTTGGATGAAATCATCGCCAAGTTGACGAAGGAAAAGAAAGCCTTACAGGAAGCTCATCAGCAAACACTGGATGATCTTCagagtgaagaagacaaagtCAACACTCTGACTAAAGCCAAGGCTAAGCTGGAGCAGCAAGTGGATGAT CTTGAAGGATCCCTTGAGCAAGAGAAGAAAGTGCGTATGGACCTTGAGAGAGCAAAGCGGAAGCTTGAGGGAGACCTGAAGTTGTCCCAAGAGAGCATCATGGACCTGGAAAATGACAAGCAGCAACTCGAAGAGAGGCTGAAAAA GAAAGACTTTGAAATCAGTCAACTGAGCGGCAAAATAGAAGATGAACAAGCGATGAGTGCCCAGCTCCAGAAAAAACTGAAGGAGTTGCAG GCCCGCAttgaggagctggaggaagagctTGAAGCAGAGCGAGCTGCTCGAGCCAAGGtggagaagcagagagcagacttggccagagagctggaggagatcagtgagaggctggaggaggctgGTGGAGCAACAGCTGCCCAGATTGAGATGAACAAGAAGAGGGAGGCTGAATTCCATAAACTTCGCAGGGACCTCGAAGAGGCCACTCTGCAGCATGAGGCCACTGCTGCCACACTCAGGAAGAAACAAGCTGACAGTGTTGCTGACCTGGGAGAGCAGATTGACAACCTACAGAGAGTCAAGCAGAaactggagaaggagaagagtgAGCTCAGACTGGAGCTGGATGATGTGGTCTCCAACATGGAACAAATTGTGAAGGCAAAG aataattcagaaaaaatgTGCAGGTCTCTGGAAGACCAGATGAATGAATATAAAACCAAGTCAGAAGAGGGACAACGCACCATCAATGACTTTGCAATGCAGAAAGCAAAGCTTCAAACTGAGAATG GTGAACTTTCAAGGCAACTTGAGGAAAAGGACTCCCTGGTGTCTCAACTCACCAGAGGAAAACAGTCCTACACTCAACAAATTGAAGACCTAAAAAGACAACTGGAGGAGGAAGTTAAG gcCAAGAATGCATTAGCCCATGCAGTGCAGTCTGCTCGTCATGACTGTGACCTGCTCAGAGAGCAgtatgaggaggagcaggaggccaaGGCTGAACTGCAGCGTGGCATGTCCAAGGCCAACTCTGAGGTGGCTCAGTGGAGAACTAAGTACGAAACTGATGCCATCCAGAGAACCGAGGAACTGGAGGAGGCCAA AAAGAAGCTGGCTCAGCGTCTGCAGGATGCTGAGGAGGCTGTTGAAGCAGTGAATGCTAAATGTTCCTCGCTGGAGAAGAccaaacacagactgcagaATGAGATTGAAGATCTCATGGTGGACGTGGAGAGGtctaatgctgctgctgctgctctggacAAGAAGCAAAGGAACTTTGACAAG ATTTTGGCAGAATGGAAACAGAAGTATGAAGAGTCCCAAACAGAACTTGAGAGCTCCCAGAAGGAAGCCAGATCTCTGAGCACTGAGCTCTTCAAACTGAAGAATTCCTATGAAGAATCTCTGGAACATCTGGAGACcatgaagagagagaataagaatCTGCAGG AGGAAATATCTGACCTCACTGAGCAAATTGGTGAGGGTGGAAAGAGTATCCATGAACTTGAGAAGATTCGAAAACAGTTGGAGCAAGAGAAGTCTGAGATACAAACAGCCCTGGAGGAAGCAGAG GCCTCACTGGAGCATGAGGAAGGGAAGATTCTCAGAGTCCAGCTTGAGTTCAACCAGATTAAAGCTGATATTGAGCGCAAGCTGGctgagaaagatgaagagatggAGCAAGCAAAAAGAAACCAACAGCGAACTGTAGATACCCTTCAGAGCTCTCTTGAGGCTGAGACTCGCAGCAGGAATGAGGCCCTCCgtttgaagaagaagatggagggagaccTTAATGAGATGGAGATCCAACTAAGCCAGGCCAACAGGCAGGCAGCTGAGGCCCAGAAACAACTTAAGGCTGTTCATGCTCATTTTAAA GATGCCCAGCTCCAGCTTGATGACTCTATGCGAGCCAATGatgatttgaaagaaaacattgcCATTGTTGAGAGGCGCAACAACCTGCTTCAGGCTGAAGTGGAGGAGCTCAGGTCTGCTTTAGACCAAACTGAGAGAAGTCGCAAACTTGCTGAGCAAGAGTTGTTGGATGTTAGTGAGAGGGTGCAGTTACTGCACTCACAG AACACCAGCCTAATaaatcagaagaagaagctggaagcTGATGCATCCCAGCTTCAAATTGAAGTGGAGGAAGCAGTGCAGGAGTGcagaaatgcagaggaaaaggcCAAGAAGGCCATTACTGATGCTGCCATgatggcagaggagctgaagaaagaACAGGACACCAGCGCTCACCTGGAGCGTATGAAGAAGAACATGGAGCAAACCATCAAAGACCTTCAGCACCGTCTGGATGAAGCTGAACAGATCGCCATGAAGGGAGGCAAGAAGCAGGTGCAGAAGCTCGAGGCCAGG GTCAAGGAACTTGAAAATGAGGTGGAAAGTGAACAAAGAAAGTCCAGTGATGCTGTAAAAGGAGTAAGAAAGTATGAAAGACGTATCAAGGAGCTTACTTATCAG ACAGAAGAAGACCGTAAAAACTTGGCCCGCCTTCAAGATTTAgtggacaaactgcagcttAAGGTCAAATCGTATAAGAAGGCTGCTGAGGAGGCT GAAGAACAGGCCAACAGCAATCTTACAAAGTTCCGTAAGCTTCAACATGAGCTTGATGAGGCTGAAGAGAGAGCTGACATCGCTGAGTCTCAGGTCAACAAGCTACGTGCCAAGAGCCGTGAtgtggggtcaaag